Proteins found in one Cobetia sp. L2A1 genomic segment:
- a CDS encoding DUF2334 domain-containing protein: MAEQPDSSRHFLLVLHDVAPETWPDYRDFVAELDALCQSRLNHPCPITWLVVPDFHHRSALEDSPAFIEQLEKRRQQGDELALHGFHHCDDAPPPRTPRDYLMRRVLTWEGEFYPLDEGEAKRRLTAGAELFTRLGWPLDGFVAPAWLMSEGTRSALKSLDFRYTSDTQHLYRLPDFSVIDAPGLVWSSRSAPRRLMSRWVSERKLARAQDAAVLRLGLHPVDMRHDGSRRYWLQLVSRLLDSGRLPMTKIDWLTQHGLLEAPDSHQSSHQQSSHQQSSSDAA; the protein is encoded by the coding sequence ATGGCTGAACAGCCCGACTCCTCGCGTCACTTTCTGCTGGTGCTTCACGATGTAGCCCCTGAAACCTGGCCGGATTATCGCGACTTTGTCGCCGAGCTGGACGCGCTCTGCCAATCACGTCTGAATCATCCTTGCCCCATTACCTGGCTAGTCGTCCCTGATTTCCATCACCGCAGCGCGCTTGAAGACTCTCCAGCGTTCATTGAACAATTGGAAAAACGTCGCCAACAGGGCGACGAATTGGCGCTACATGGCTTCCACCATTGCGATGACGCACCGCCGCCACGGACACCGCGCGATTATCTGATGCGCCGCGTGCTGACCTGGGAGGGCGAGTTCTATCCTCTCGACGAGGGGGAAGCCAAAAGGCGCCTCACTGCCGGTGCCGAGCTTTTCACACGCCTCGGCTGGCCACTTGATGGCTTCGTCGCGCCCGCCTGGTTGATGAGCGAGGGTACTCGCAGTGCATTGAAATCCCTCGATTTTCGCTACACCAGTGACACCCAGCATCTCTATCGGTTACCTGACTTCAGCGTCATCGATGCACCGGGACTGGTGTGGAGCTCGCGCTCAGCACCACGTCGTCTGATGTCACGCTGGGTCAGTGAACGCAAGTTGGCCCGCGCGCAAGACGCTGCGGTATTGCGACTAGGTTTGCATCCCGTCGATATGCGTCACGATGGCTCGCGCCGCTATTGGCTCCAGCTGGTCTCACGGCTACTCGACAGCGGTCGCCTGCCAATGACCAAGATTGACTGGCTGACACAACA